The sequence below is a genomic window from Bacteroidota bacterium.
AAAGTTCGCATTATGCCTTACCGTACTTTTGATGACCGCATTGATGGGCTGGTAATTACATTTTTTGATATTTCTGTGGCGAAAAATCTTGAGGCGGAGCAAATAAAGTCACGAGAAATATTAGCAGAAAACGAACGAATGTTGCGCGATTCACAAACTGTAGCGCATATTGGGTCTTATGTAGCCAATCTGAATGCAGCTAAAATGGAGGCAAATACATGGAGGGCATCCTCAGAGATTTACAAAATATTCGGAATCGACAAAACCTACCCCAATAGCATAGGCGGTTGGATTGACATTATCCATCCCGATTTTAGACAGGAACTGTTGGCATATTTTAAACAGGCCGTTGCCCAACAAATCAAGTTCGATCGTGAATATAAAATAATCCGTTTCAATGATGGCGCAGAACGCTGGGTGCAGGGAATTGGTGAACTCGAATATGATAAAAATGGCAATCCCACCTCTGTGATAGGCGCCATACACGACATTACTGAGCGCAAGCTGGCTGAGGCGGAAATTCAGGAGCTGAATAAGGAACTTGGTGAACGCCTTATCATGCGTACTGCACAACTACTGGAGTCAACAAATGAACTTGAGATTGAAAACAAAGAGAGAGGAAAACGGGCCGATGAATTATTGACTTCAAGCAAAGAACGAATTATTCAAAACAAAGAAGTGAAAAGACTGAAAGCCGAATTAGATAAAGCCCATAAAGTACTTCGCAAACATAATTTGTTATAAGCGATGAAGAAATCACAAAACGGTTTGACCGATGCTGAAATTCTTCGCCATAAGGCTGAAGAAAAGCAAAAAGCCCAGCAACCTAAAGTAAAAAATATATTTTCGGAAGCGGATAATATTAAACTCATTCATGAATTAGAGGTGCACCAGATAGAGCTGGAGATGCAGCACGAAGAGCTGGAGGTGGCAAAAGCGAATGCTGAAATTACCGCAGCCAAATATACTACATTGTACAATTTTGCCCCGAGCGGATACATTTCCCTGTCAAAAGAAGGCACTGTTTTGCAGCTTAATTTGCGTGCCGCCACCATTCTTGGCAAAGAACGCATACATTTAATTGATAGGAGGTTGGGCCAATTTATTTCATTGGAAACCCGGCCTGCATTTAATGCCTTTATCAATAAGTCGTTTGAGCAACAGGGTAAACAAACGTGTGAAGCTGTAGTTGAAATTGAAGGCCGGCCGGCGCAGTATATTTATTTTGAAGGAACGCATACAAAAAGCGGTGAGGAATGTATGCTCACTATGATTGATATCACAGAACGTAAGCAGTCGGAATTGGCACTGCAAATGTCAAAAGATTTCCTTGAAAATATTATTAATGCTGTTGCTTCGCCAATTTTTGTCAAAGATCAAAGCTTAAAGTTTTGTGTGGTGAACGATGCTTTATGCTCCTTGCTGAATAAATCAAAAAATGAATTGATTGGTAAAACCGGTCACGAGTATTTTCCGGATGACCAAAACGAGGTGTTTTTTCGCGTAGACAATGAGGTTTTAACTACCGGAAGAGAAAATATCAACGAGGAATATCTTACAGATGGTGAGGGCGTTGTACGAACTATCGTGACAAGAAAAACCTTCTATGCAGATTCTTTAGGAAACAAGTTTCTTGTTGGGATTATTAGTGACATCAGTGAATTAAAGAATGCGAACAAAGAGATTCGCAGCCTTAATCTTGGATTGGAGGATAGGGTTCGTAAGCGCACCAATGAGCTTGAACAGGCAAACAAAGAACTTGAGAGTTTTTCGTATAGCATATCGCATGATCTTCAATCGCCTTTGAGGCACATCAGCAGCTTTACCGATTTGCTTATCGGCGATTACAACGAAATCCTGCCTGACGAGGCACGACATTTTTTGAGTACCATCAAGAGAAATGCAGTTCAGATGTCTGTTCTGATAGATGCCCTGTTGGATTTTGCTAGAAACAACCGTAAGGAATTGATGAAAACGAAACTGGATATGAACAAGGTGGTGCAGGCTGCCTGGCTTCAGGTAAAACCCAAAGAGAAGGATCGAATTATCGATTGGCAGGTGGCAAATCTTCCGAAGGTGAATGGCGATTACAGTTTGTTATTTCTGGCATGGCTCAACCTTATTGGTAATGCGGTTAAATATTCAAAAAATAGAGAAAAAGCTGTGATTAAAGTAGCATGTCAGGAAACGGACACCGAATTCATATTTTCTATAAGCGATAACGGGATAGGTTTTGACATGAAGTATGCGCAGAAATTATATGGCGTATTTCAGCGGATGGACACTTCGAAAGGTTTTGATGGTGCAGGCATTGGCCTTGCAAATGTTCACAACATTATCACCCGGCATGGTGGCAAATGCTGGGCAGAGGCCGAGCCTGATAAGGGCGCTACATTTTATATTTCGCTTCCCCGGTAATAGCTAAGCACCAGAAGGCTTGATTACTTTGCGCCGAATATTCAGATATTCGCTGAGTAGTGTGGGTTGGAAATAATCATTTATTTTTGCATCTGAATTTATTGTATCCAAACACGCATTCTCCTATGAAAGTTATCGCTATAAACGGAAGTCCCAGAAGTGACGGGAACACTTTTCATGCACTCAACATGGCAGGCAATGAATTGATATCGCAGGGTGTTGAATTTGAAATACTGCATATCGGAAATAAAATGATACACGGCTGCATGGCGTGTTATAACTGCGTAAAGAGCAAAGATGAGAAGTGCGCGATAAAAACCGATGATATGAATCTGTGGATACAGCAGCTAAAGCAAGCCGATGGCATCATACTAGGTTCTCCGGTTTATTATTCGGGCATCGCAGGCACCATGAAAAGCTTTCTGGACCGGCTGTTTTTTGTTGCTTCCTCAAGCGGCACTTTCCGCGGAAAAGTAGGTGCATCGGTGGTGGCAGTGCGCAGGTCGGGCGGTTCATCTACGTTCGACAGTCTGAACCATTACATCATGTATTCAGAAATGATTGTAGCTACTTCAAGCTACTGGAATGTAATTCACGGCGGTGCGCCGGGCGAAGCTGAACAGGATCTTGAGGGAACTCAGGTGATGCGCGTTCTGGGAAAAAATATGGCATGGCTGCTGAAGGTCAGAGAAGCTAC
It includes:
- a CDS encoding ATP-binding protein, with product MKKSQNGLTDAEILRHKAEEKQKAQQPKVKNIFSEADNIKLIHELEVHQIELEMQHEELEVAKANAEITAAKYTTLYNFAPSGYISLSKEGTVLQLNLRAATILGKERIHLIDRRLGQFISLETRPAFNAFINKSFEQQGKQTCEAVVEIEGRPAQYIYFEGTHTKSGEECMLTMIDITERKQSELALQMSKDFLENIINAVASPIFVKDQSLKFCVVNDALCSLLNKSKNELIGKTGHEYFPDDQNEVFFRVDNEVLTTGRENINEEYLTDGEGVVRTIVTRKTFYADSLGNKFLVGIISDISELKNANKEIRSLNLGLEDRVRKRTNELEQANKELESFSYSISHDLQSPLRHISSFTDLLIGDYNEILPDEARHFLSTIKRNAVQMSVLIDALLDFARNNRKELMKTKLDMNKVVQAAWLQVKPKEKDRIIDWQVANLPKVNGDYSLLFLAWLNLIGNAVKYSKNREKAVIKVACQETDTEFIFSISDNGIGFDMKYAQKLYGVFQRMDTSKGFDGAGIGLANVHNIITRHGGKCWAEAEPDKGATFYISLPR
- a CDS encoding flavodoxin family protein — translated: MKVIAINGSPRSDGNTFHALNMAGNELISQGVEFEILHIGNKMIHGCMACYNCVKSKDEKCAIKTDDMNLWIQQLKQADGIILGSPVYYSGIAGTMKSFLDRLFFVASSSGTFRGKVGASVVAVRRSGGSSTFDSLNHYIMYSEMIVATSSYWNVIHGGAPGEAEQDLEGTQVMRVLGKNMAWLLKVREATAGTIEQAAKEKKVVTSFIR